Proteins encoded in a region of the Planococcus shixiaomingii genome:
- a CDS encoding DAK2 domain-containing protein: MKSLNGIQFAEMVQMGAHHLFQNADYVDALNVFPVPDGDTGTNMNLSMSSGAKETEANAVEHIGKTASALSKGLLMGARGNSGVILSQLFRGFSKHIENEPALSAAQFAEALQHGVETAYKAVMKPVEGTILTVAKDSAAKGMELAKTEEDLIVLFEGVVTEAKASLERTPDLLPVLKEVGVVDSGGQGLVYVYEGFLACLKGEKLPEKHAHASISELVSAEHHKNIAGFMDTADIEFGYCTEFMVKFEKDKQQFNEASFRTDLSAYGDSLLVIADDEVAKIHIHSEEPGKVLTYGQQYGSLISMKIENMRQQHIDIVGEDFKKDAVKPNAKHPYAVVTVAMGEGIADLLRSIGASYVIEGGQTMNPSTEDIVNAVKEIQAERVLILPNNKNIIMAAEQAAELLDIEAAVVPTRDVPEGMSALLAFNPSATVEDNCKLMSSASKNVKSGSVTYAVRDTSIDGIEIKKDDFMGISQGKIVVSDASLEMVTEELAKKLIDEDAEIVTILYGEDVSESDAEKLAEFIESLNEEVEVEIHNGKQPLYPYILAVE, encoded by the coding sequence ATGAAGTCATTGAATGGTATTCAATTCGCCGAGATGGTGCAAATGGGAGCACATCATTTGTTCCAAAACGCGGATTATGTAGATGCATTAAATGTATTCCCAGTGCCAGACGGCGATACAGGGACAAATATGAACTTGTCAATGTCATCCGGGGCGAAAGAAACAGAAGCGAACGCCGTAGAGCATATTGGCAAAACAGCCAGTGCTTTATCCAAAGGTTTGTTGATGGGCGCACGCGGAAATTCCGGCGTTATTTTGTCTCAATTGTTCAGAGGGTTCAGCAAGCACATTGAGAATGAACCGGCTTTATCAGCTGCACAATTTGCAGAAGCTTTGCAGCATGGCGTTGAAACGGCCTATAAAGCGGTTATGAAACCGGTGGAAGGCACTATTTTGACTGTCGCTAAAGATTCAGCAGCAAAAGGAATGGAATTAGCCAAAACAGAAGAAGATCTCATTGTTTTATTTGAAGGCGTCGTTACAGAAGCAAAAGCCTCATTAGAACGCACACCTGACTTACTTCCTGTTCTTAAAGAAGTTGGAGTTGTGGACAGCGGCGGACAAGGGCTTGTTTATGTATACGAAGGCTTTTTAGCATGCCTAAAAGGCGAGAAATTGCCGGAAAAACATGCTCACGCTTCGATAAGTGAACTGGTCAGTGCAGAACACCATAAAAATATCGCTGGATTCATGGACACTGCAGATATCGAATTTGGCTATTGCACCGAATTCATGGTGAAATTCGAAAAAGACAAACAACAATTCAACGAAGCTTCTTTCCGCACGGATTTAAGCGCTTATGGTGATTCTTTACTGGTAATTGCGGATGATGAAGTGGCGAAAATCCATATTCATTCCGAAGAACCTGGAAAAGTCCTTACATATGGCCAACAATACGGCAGTTTGATCAGCATGAAAATCGAAAACATGCGCCAGCAGCATATTGATATTGTTGGGGAAGATTTTAAGAAAGACGCTGTTAAACCAAACGCTAAACACCCGTATGCTGTAGTGACCGTCGCGATGGGCGAAGGCATTGCGGACTTGCTGCGTTCAATTGGCGCTTCTTATGTTATTGAAGGCGGCCAGACGATGAACCCTTCGACAGAAGACATTGTCAATGCGGTTAAAGAGATCCAAGCGGAACGTGTCCTAATCTTGCCGAACAATAAAAACATCATCATGGCTGCAGAACAAGCGGCTGAATTGCTTGATATCGAAGCTGCGGTCGTTCCGACTCGTGATGTTCCTGAAGGCATGTCAGCATTATTGGCATTTAACCCTTCTGCAACCGTCGAAGATAACTGTAAACTGATGAGCAGTGCTTCGAAAAACGTTAAATCCGGTTCTGTTACGTACGCTGTGCGTGATACCTCGATAGACGGAATCGAGATCAAAAAAGATGACTTCATGGGCATTTCACAAGGTAAAATTGTCGTTTCTGATGCCAGCCTTGAAATGGTGACAGAAGAGTTAGCTAAAAAATTGATAGATGAAGACGCGGAGATCGTTACGATTCTTTACGGTGAAGACGTCAGCGAAAGCGACGCTGAAAAACTGGCTGAGTTTATCGAGTCCCTTAACGAAGAAGTTGAAGTGGAAATCCATAACGGCAAGCAGCCGCTATACCCATATATTTTAGCAGTAGAATAA
- the sdaAB gene encoding L-serine ammonia-lyase, iron-sulfur-dependent subunit beta — MKFKSVFDIIGPVMIGPSSSHTAGAARIGRVARDLFGRQPKWAKVHLYGSFAETFKGHSTDVAIIGGLLDYDTFDERIKTSFEEAEKVGMAFEFIPETGNVDHPNTTRIVVGDEHSEMSMMGISIGGGKIEITELNGFPLKLSGEHPAILVVHEDRSGCIANVSNCLYKYDINIGHMEVSRKEKGHMALMVIEVDQNVDKEVMDELRELPNITQVTRIAD; from the coding sequence ATGAAGTTCAAATCTGTATTTGATATAATCGGTCCCGTTATGATTGGGCCATCTTCTTCACATACCGCGGGAGCAGCCCGCATCGGACGAGTAGCGAGAGATTTGTTCGGACGCCAGCCGAAATGGGCAAAAGTGCATTTATACGGGTCATTTGCGGAAACGTTTAAAGGACACAGCACGGACGTAGCCATTATCGGCGGCCTTCTGGATTATGATACTTTTGATGAACGCATAAAAACTTCTTTTGAAGAAGCAGAAAAGGTCGGAATGGCGTTTGAGTTTATACCGGAAACCGGAAATGTCGACCATCCGAATACGACCAGAATAGTTGTAGGCGATGAGCATTCCGAAATGTCCATGATGGGGATTTCAATTGGCGGCGGAAAAATTGAAATCACAGAACTTAATGGTTTCCCATTGAAACTATCCGGTGAGCATCCGGCGATCTTAGTGGTTCACGAGGACCGGTCAGGTTGTATTGCAAACGTTTCCAATTGTTTGTACAAATATGATATCAATATTGGCCATATGGAAGTTTCCCGTAAAGAGAAAGGGCATATGGCGCTAATGGTGATTGAAGTGGATCAAAATGTCGATAAAGAAGTGATGGATGAACTAAGAGAACTTCCGAACATCACACAAGTTACACGAATCGCAGATTAA
- the fapR gene encoding transcription factor FapR — protein MRRPKKERQQALKDSIRTNPFVTDEELSAEFDVSVQTIRLDRMELSIPELRERIKHVAVKTYEDEVKSLPIDEVFGEIIDIELDERAISIFDVKPEHVFQRNKIARGHHLFAQANSLAVAVMNDELALTVKSELQFLRPVTAGQRIVAKAQVVDRNPEKNRAYVKVVSSVDQATVFIGTFEMYRMTEQSEGDEK, from the coding sequence GTGAGAAGACCGAAAAAAGAACGACAGCAAGCGCTTAAAGATTCGATCCGCACGAACCCATTTGTGACAGATGAGGAGTTGTCGGCTGAATTTGATGTCAGTGTCCAAACGATTCGCTTGGACCGGATGGAACTTTCGATTCCTGAGTTGCGTGAACGCATTAAGCACGTAGCCGTAAAAACATATGAAGATGAAGTGAAATCGTTGCCGATCGACGAAGTTTTCGGCGAGATTATCGATATTGAACTGGATGAACGGGCGATTTCAATTTTTGATGTGAAACCGGAACACGTTTTCCAACGCAATAAAATCGCGAGAGGCCATCATTTATTCGCGCAAGCCAATTCGCTTGCAGTTGCGGTGATGAACGATGAATTGGCGCTTACGGTAAAGTCGGAACTGCAATTTCTGCGCCCTGTAACAGCGGGCCAGCGCATTGTGGCGAAAGCGCAAGTCGTGGACCGCAATCCGGAAAAAAACCGGGCGTATGTTAAAGTGGTATCTTCTGTAGATCAAGCAACGGTTTTTATCGGGACATTTGAAATGTACCGAATGACGGAACAAAGCGAAGGTGACGAAAAGTGA
- the recG gene encoding ATP-dependent DNA helicase RecG has protein sequence MAGQLLVVDAKTPVTALKGVGKTAAESLQEMKIETIHDLIMTFPYRHEDFQLKDLADTPHNERVTVEGRVESEPSVLFLGKNKSRTQVQILVGRHLVKAIFFNQPYVKAKLHIGEVLTLSGKWDRGRQVITVQSHTIGPRTSGADFEPVYSLKGTIYQKTFRKLMRQALDLIKDDLKDCLPKRFLSSYHLPSFQDALEWVHFPPDGEMLKQARRRFVYEELLMFQLKMQALRKKNREEEGGSFINYDLEKLKNFIQTLPFDLTAAQKRVVNEICKDMREPFRMNRLLQGDVGSGKTVVAAISLYAAVTAGQQGALMAPTEILAEQHANTLVQWFEPFGLNIALLTGSVKGKRRQLILDQLAAGEIQILIGTHALIQPDVQFKKLGLVITDEQHRFGVDQRRVLKDKGYNPDVLFMTATPIPRTLAISAFGEMDVSVIDEMPVGRKEIQTFWMKKDMFAKILGRMEKELAAGRQAYVICPLIEESDKLDFQNAVELFQQLSSHFHGKHTVGLMHGRLHSDEKEETMRAFTEGKISVLVSTTVVEVGVNVPNASFMLIYDAERFGLSQLHQLRGRVGRGSEQSYCVLLADPKTEMGKERMTSMTETNDGFILAEKDLQLRGPGDFFGRKQSGVPEFKMADLVHDYRALETARKDAEKLVNSEEFWVEDETKCLREHLEDSGVLSSSRLD, from the coding sequence TTGGCGGGGCAGTTGTTGGTAGTGGACGCTAAAACGCCAGTTACTGCATTAAAAGGGGTAGGAAAAACAGCGGCTGAATCCCTGCAGGAAATGAAAATTGAAACGATCCATGATCTGATTATGACATTTCCTTACCGCCACGAAGATTTTCAATTGAAAGATTTGGCTGATACGCCGCATAACGAACGAGTAACTGTGGAGGGAAGGGTCGAAAGTGAACCTTCCGTCCTTTTTTTAGGAAAAAACAAATCACGGACTCAAGTGCAAATATTAGTAGGGCGGCATTTAGTCAAAGCCATCTTTTTTAATCAACCTTACGTCAAGGCAAAACTGCATATCGGAGAAGTTTTGACACTGTCTGGAAAATGGGACCGCGGGCGACAAGTGATCACGGTGCAAAGCCACACCATCGGACCAAGAACGAGCGGCGCTGATTTTGAACCGGTCTATAGCCTAAAAGGGACGATTTACCAAAAAACGTTCCGGAAACTGATGCGGCAAGCTTTGGATTTAATAAAAGATGATTTGAAAGATTGCTTGCCAAAGCGATTTCTTAGTTCTTATCACTTGCCATCCTTCCAAGATGCATTGGAATGGGTTCATTTTCCGCCGGATGGCGAAATGCTTAAGCAAGCGCGCCGGCGTTTTGTGTACGAGGAGCTTTTAATGTTCCAGCTGAAAATGCAGGCGTTGCGGAAAAAGAATCGTGAAGAAGAAGGCGGCTCATTTATTAATTACGACTTGGAGAAGTTGAAAAATTTTATCCAAACGTTGCCCTTCGATTTGACGGCTGCCCAAAAACGGGTTGTCAACGAAATTTGCAAAGACATGAGAGAACCTTTCCGCATGAATCGTCTGCTGCAAGGGGATGTAGGATCCGGAAAAACGGTCGTTGCTGCTATATCGTTGTACGCTGCAGTTACAGCAGGGCAGCAGGGCGCGTTAATGGCGCCTACCGAGATTTTAGCGGAACAGCATGCTAATACACTGGTGCAGTGGTTTGAACCGTTCGGGTTGAATATCGCCTTGCTGACAGGATCGGTAAAAGGGAAGCGGCGCCAATTGATATTAGATCAATTGGCTGCTGGAGAAATCCAAATACTCATTGGAACCCATGCCCTGATTCAGCCTGATGTGCAATTTAAAAAGCTTGGTCTTGTCATTACGGATGAGCAGCATCGTTTTGGCGTCGATCAACGTCGCGTGCTGAAAGACAAAGGCTATAATCCTGATGTCTTATTTATGACAGCGACTCCGATTCCGCGGACACTTGCCATTTCTGCGTTTGGCGAAATGGATGTTTCCGTCATCGATGAAATGCCGGTAGGACGAAAAGAAATCCAAACGTTCTGGATGAAAAAAGACATGTTCGCCAAAATTTTAGGACGCATGGAAAAAGAGCTGGCCGCAGGGCGTCAAGCTTATGTTATCTGTCCTTTGATTGAAGAATCGGATAAACTGGATTTTCAAAATGCTGTCGAATTGTTCCAGCAATTATCGAGCCATTTTCATGGGAAACACACCGTTGGCCTGATGCATGGCCGGCTGCATTCCGATGAAAAAGAAGAGACGATGCGCGCTTTTACGGAAGGGAAAATTTCTGTATTAGTGTCGACTACTGTAGTTGAAGTCGGTGTTAACGTGCCGAACGCTTCGTTTATGCTCATTTACGATGCTGAACGCTTCGGATTGTCCCAGCTCCACCAATTGCGCGGGCGAGTCGGGCGAGGAAGCGAGCAATCGTACTGTGTACTGCTGGCAGATCCGAAAACCGAGATGGGCAAAGAACGCATGACTTCAATGACCGAAACGAACGACGGCTTTATTCTTGCTGAAAAAGATCTGCAGCTCCGAGGGCCAGGTGACTTTTTTGGCCGCAAGCAGAGCGGGGTGCCGGAATTTAAAATGGCCGACTTGGTTCATGATTACCGGGCGCTTGAAACCGCCAGGAAAGACGCCGAAAAACTGGTCAACAGCGAAGAGTTTTGGGTTGAAGATGAAACGAAATGCTTGCGTGAACATCTGGAAGATTCGGGAGTTTTGTCAAGTTCACGGTTAGACTAA
- the sdaAA gene encoding L-serine ammonia-lyase, iron-sulfur-dependent, subunit alpha, producing MEYLFRNVRELVERAEKENKLISEIMIEQEMLVTDRSREEIMKQMDRNLTVMEEAVEKGLKGVHSVSGLTGGDAVLLQDYMAKGNSLSGDLLLDAVSKAVATNEVNAAMGTICATPTAGSAGVVPGTLFAVKNKLNPTREQMIRYLFTSGAFGFVVANNASISGAAGGCQAEVGSAAAMAAAAIVEMAGGTPQQSSEAFAITMKNMLGLVCDPVAGLVEVPCVKRNAMGAANSVVAADMALAGVTSWIPCDEVIGAMFEIGQSMPSSLRETAKGGLAATPTGKWLEAKIFGGAVVGSGR from the coding sequence GTGGAATATTTATTTCGCAATGTACGAGAATTAGTAGAGCGTGCTGAAAAAGAAAATAAGCTCATTTCAGAAATTATGATTGAACAAGAAATGCTTGTAACTGATCGGTCTCGTGAAGAAATCATGAAACAAATGGACCGCAATCTCACAGTCATGGAGGAAGCGGTGGAAAAAGGCTTGAAAGGCGTGCATTCGGTTTCCGGTTTAACGGGCGGCGATGCGGTTTTGTTGCAAGATTATATGGCAAAAGGCAATTCGCTTTCAGGAGATTTGTTGTTGGATGCTGTTAGCAAAGCAGTAGCAACGAACGAAGTAAATGCGGCAATGGGCACGATCTGCGCAACACCGACAGCAGGATCTGCCGGAGTCGTTCCAGGCACATTATTTGCTGTAAAAAACAAACTGAATCCAACGCGTGAACAAATGATCCGCTATCTATTCACATCAGGCGCTTTCGGTTTTGTTGTAGCTAACAATGCGTCGATTTCTGGTGCGGCAGGAGGCTGCCAGGCGGAAGTCGGATCAGCAGCAGCAATGGCGGCAGCGGCAATTGTAGAAATGGCAGGAGGCACGCCTCAGCAAAGTTCTGAAGCATTTGCAATTACGATGAAAAATATGCTTGGCCTTGTATGCGATCCGGTGGCGGGATTGGTGGAAGTGCCTTGCGTTAAACGAAATGCAATGGGAGCAGCAAACTCAGTTGTAGCTGCCGATATGGCTTTGGCAGGCGTAACGAGCTGGATTCCATGTGACGAAGTGATCGGGGCGATGTTCGAAATCGGACAATCGATGCCGAGCTCATTGCGTGAAACAGCTAAAGGAGGGCTAGCCGCTACTCCGACAGGTAAATGGCTGGAAGCGAAAATATTTGGCGGGGCAGTTGTTGGTAGTGGACGCTAA
- a CDS encoding Asp23/Gls24 family envelope stress response protein: MSIELKNDYGQIEISNDVIAQVAGGAAIECYGIVGMATQHQIRDGLTDILRKENFAKGVIVRQEENDLVIDMYVIISYGTKISEVAYQVQSKVKYTLTKTIGMPVKAVNIYVQGVRVTNP; this comes from the coding sequence ATGTCGATAGAATTAAAAAACGACTATGGCCAAATCGAAATTTCCAATGATGTAATTGCTCAGGTTGCAGGTGGAGCAGCAATTGAATGCTATGGCATTGTAGGTATGGCTACCCAGCATCAAATTCGTGACGGCTTGACTGATATTTTGCGAAAAGAAAATTTTGCGAAAGGCGTCATTGTTCGGCAAGAAGAAAATGATCTTGTAATTGATATGTACGTTATTATCAGTTACGGAACAAAAATTTCCGAAGTGGCTTATCAAGTTCAGTCGAAAGTCAAATATACACTAACAAAAACAATCGGCATGCCTGTTAAAGCCGTAAATATTTATGTTCAGGGAGTTCGAGTTACGAACCCGTAA
- the plsX gene encoding phosphate acyltransferase PlsX: MIIAVDAMGGDNAPKEIIEGVYKALSEFSDLEIQLYGHEEKMQPYLRAQDRLSVIHCEEIIGAEDDPVRAVRRKKNASMVQMAQAVKEGRADACVSAGNTGALMAAGLFVVGRIEGVDRPALAPTLPTIDGKGFVMLDMGANAEARPEHLVQYAVMGSIYAEKVRGIENPTVGLLNIGTEEKKGNDLTKAAFPLLKQAPINFIGNVESRDLLNGVADVVVTDGFTGNMVLKTIEGTAMNVFAMIKDVFMASTKTKIAALLVKNDLSGLKGMLDYSEYGGAGLFGLKAPVIKAHGSSNANALFNAIRQTRTMVEYDVTGTIHSTLEKEQQHD; encoded by the coding sequence GTGATAATAGCAGTAGATGCAATGGGCGGCGACAACGCGCCAAAAGAAATAATTGAAGGCGTGTATAAGGCGTTGTCCGAATTTAGTGATTTGGAAATCCAGCTGTACGGCCATGAAGAAAAGATGCAGCCATACTTGCGGGCGCAAGATCGCCTTAGCGTGATTCATTGTGAGGAAATTATTGGAGCGGAAGATGACCCTGTCCGAGCTGTACGCCGCAAGAAAAATGCATCAATGGTGCAAATGGCGCAAGCGGTGAAAGAAGGACGGGCGGATGCTTGTGTGTCTGCCGGAAATACGGGCGCTTTAATGGCAGCTGGACTTTTTGTAGTCGGCCGCATTGAAGGTGTCGATCGTCCAGCTCTTGCACCGACGTTGCCGACAATTGATGGCAAAGGGTTTGTCATGCTCGACATGGGGGCAAACGCAGAAGCGCGCCCGGAACACCTCGTGCAATACGCGGTAATGGGCAGTATTTACGCGGAAAAAGTCCGTGGAATCGAAAATCCGACAGTCGGATTGTTGAACATTGGAACCGAAGAGAAAAAAGGGAACGATTTGACGAAAGCGGCTTTTCCGCTATTAAAACAGGCTCCAATCAATTTTATCGGAAATGTCGAGTCTCGTGATTTATTGAACGGCGTGGCGGATGTTGTTGTAACGGACGGCTTTACGGGAAATATGGTTTTGAAAACAATTGAGGGAACGGCGATGAACGTTTTTGCAATGATCAAGGATGTTTTCATGGCTTCCACTAAAACGAAAATTGCGGCGCTTCTTGTCAAAAATGATTTAAGCGGGCTTAAAGGCATGCTGGATTACAGCGAGTATGGCGGAGCCGGGTTGTTCGGCTTAAAAGCACCGGTAATCAAAGCACACGGTTCATCAAATGCCAATGCCTTATTCAATGCCATTCGCCAAACGCGGACAATGGTGGAGTATGACGTGACCGGAACAATTCACAGTACACTGGAAAAGGAGCAACAACATGACTAA
- the rpmB gene encoding 50S ribosomal protein L28, translating into MPKVCAISGRKARAGNARSHAMNSTKRTWGANLQKVRILVNGKPKRVWVSARAMKSGKVERV; encoded by the coding sequence ATGCCTAAAGTATGTGCAATTAGCGGACGCAAAGCTCGCGCCGGAAATGCCCGTTCACACGCGATGAATTCGACAAAACGTACATGGGGAGCAAACCTTCAAAAAGTTCGTATCCTTGTAAACGGTAAACCGAAACGCGTTTGGGTTTCTGCAAGAGCAATGAAATCAGGAAAAGTTGAGCGCGTATAA